Proteins encoded by one window of Bacillus rossius redtenbacheri isolate Brsri chromosome 3, Brsri_v3, whole genome shotgun sequence:
- the LOC134531287 gene encoding uncharacterized protein LOC134531287 — MTSQQTSAACQHRHRLARPDPPRHPTYQQPLRRVESHLPALHGWSGYWQVPVKPEDHPKTAFTAPDGCRFQFCAMPFGLMDAPTMFQTMMAHVLDGYVGEFVTAYLDDVIVCYKSWEDHTDACKVGMGAVLYQVSPDGERSVSEYASSKFWPAARKNDLN; from the exons ATGACCAGCCAGCAGACGTCAGCAGCGTGCCAGCACCGGCACCGCCTGGCGCGGCCAGACCCACCTCGTCACCCGACGTACCAACAGCCCCTGCGACGAGTGGAGTCGCACCTGCCCGCCTTGCACGGCTGG AGCGGCTACTGGCAGGTCCCAGTCAAACCCGAGGACCACCCCAAAACAGCTTTCACCGCCCCGGATGGCTGCagattccagttctgtgccatgccgtttgGGTTGATGGACGCCCCTACGATGTTTCAGACCATGATGGCCCATGTCCTGGACGGGTACGTGGGCGAATTCgtcacggcctacctggacgacgtgattgtCTGTTATaagtcgtgggaggaccac ACGGATGCCTGCAAGGTGGGCATGGGGGCAGTGCTATACCAGGTCAGCCCCGACGGGGAGCGGAGTGTGTCGGAGTATGCCAGCTCCAAATTCTGGCCGGCTGCGAGGAAAAATGACTTAAACTAG